Proteins from a genomic interval of Clostridiales bacterium:
- a CDS encoding uroporphyrinogen decarboxylase family protein yields MDFLTSRERVLRAVNHQEVDRIPVDYCSRDDVTKKFISYIGVKTIDELLDRLGVDIRKVYIAEHNLSYESKVNGILKGNSPHSGGKYIFFDDKSFKTSWGIVFKQGRDGLYDQWVNGPFTSTKNLNSFEWPYFNIFDSIETIKKRVTFYKGKYAVMGSLNLPFKVCWHMRGLENYLCDMLIDVPFAQELLERISLYEKEKGMRLAKAGVDIIGFIGDIAMQNGMLVNPNSWRSIEKPILADMINSFKSINPDIKIFFHSDGDITEVLKDLIEIGVDIINPVQPECMDPEKVKKEFGDKITIHGAISIQKTLPYGTIDDVKHEVSERIRICGKGGGLIICPANALQNDIPMENIKALYETALGRSIDTF; encoded by the coding sequence ATGGATTTTCTTACATCAAGAGAAAGAGTCTTAAGAGCTGTCAATCATCAGGAAGTTGATCGTATTCCTGTTGACTACTGTAGTAGAGATGATGTAACCAAAAAGTTTATATCATATATAGGTGTTAAAACAATAGACGAGCTATTGGATAGACTTGGAGTAGATATAAGAAAAGTTTATATTGCTGAACACAACCTTTCCTATGAAAGCAAGGTAAACGGTATACTAAAGGGTAACTCGCCGCATAGCGGTGGAAAGTATATTTTTTTTGATGATAAAAGCTTTAAAACTTCTTGGGGAATTGTTTTTAAGCAGGGTAGAGATGGACTATATGACCAATGGGTAAATGGCCCATTTACATCAACCAAAAACTTGAATTCATTTGAATGGCCATACTTTAATATATTCGATAGTATCGAAACTATTAAAAAAAGAGTAACATTTTACAAAGGAAAGTATGCTGTAATGGGTTCATTAAATCTTCCTTTTAAAGTATGCTGGCATATGAGGGGTCTGGAAAATTATCTATGTGATATGTTGATTGATGTGCCGTTCGCACAAGAGCTATTAGAACGCATCAGCTTATATGAAAAAGAAAAGGGAATGCGCCTTGCAAAAGCAGGTGTGGACATAATCGGTTTTATTGGTGATATTGCTATGCAGAACGGTATGCTTGTAAATCCAAATTCTTGGCGCAGTATTGAAAAGCCTATACTGGCTGATATGATTAATAGTTTTAAGAGCATAAACCCTGACATAAAAATATTTTTTCATAGCGATGGTGATATTACCGAAGTCCTTAAAGACCTTATAGAAATTGGTGTAGACATAATAAACCCAGTACAACCCGAATGCATGGATCCTGAAAAGGTAAAAAAAGAATTTGGAGATAAAATAACCATACATGGTGCTATATCAATACAAAAAACACTTCCTTATGGAACTATAGACGATGTAAAACATGAAGTATCTGAAAGAATTAGAATCTGTGGTAAAGGAGGAGGTCTTATTATATGTCCGGCAAATGCACTTCAAAATGACATACCAATGGAAAATATAAAAGCACTTTATGAGACAGCCTTAGGTAGAAGCATTGATACCTTTTAA